The following are encoded in a window of Planctomycetia bacterium genomic DNA:
- a CDS encoding M81 family metallopeptidase produces the protein MRIGILQLWQESNTFNPMSTTRSDFEAFGVMRGAQLVEQLAETNEPGGFIQSLRAWPERPEIVGLVRLPAWPSGRATAETFDWILAEIGSALDKAGPLDGVLFALHGALVADGHPDVEGEVLEEVRRRIGPQTPLVATYDLHANLTDRMVRNVEALVGFHTAPHIDVVETGKRGAAVLRKIMIDGARPTTTFIKIPMVVPAERANTQDSASVSFAFRQRLQALEARPEILTASLATVQPWLDIPELGTAVLVTTTGDHQLAEREAAALANDVWAARRDYLPTLVSVAEGVREAHACTTGLVVLSDAADATTSGAPGDSTWCLKELLKRDWPNGGALVTFVAPEVVERAAALGIETTLKTSIGGRRDSHFSTPVEITAVVERVFAAKFVLSGHLGVNLPIDMGRAVVLRVGDVRLVVTERSGPHFAPELFRAAGLDPFAARVLIAKSPCGFRAVYAARAAKIFSLQAPGCAPADFQNYPYTQRPAPLWPWEEFEWRAPEPLG, from the coding sequence ATGCGCATCGGCATTCTGCAGTTGTGGCAAGAATCGAATACGTTCAATCCGATGTCGACGACCCGGAGCGACTTCGAAGCGTTCGGCGTCATGCGCGGTGCTCAGCTCGTCGAGCAACTCGCCGAAACGAACGAGCCGGGAGGCTTCATCCAATCGCTCCGCGCTTGGCCGGAGCGGCCGGAGATCGTCGGGCTCGTTCGTCTGCCGGCGTGGCCAAGCGGACGGGCGACGGCGGAAACGTTCGATTGGATCCTCGCCGAGATTGGTTCGGCGCTCGATAAAGCAGGCCCGCTCGACGGAGTCTTGTTCGCGTTGCACGGCGCGCTCGTCGCCGACGGACACCCGGACGTCGAAGGAGAAGTGTTAGAGGAAGTGCGACGTCGCATCGGACCGCAGACGCCGCTCGTCGCAACGTATGATTTACATGCCAATCTCACGGATCGCATGGTTCGCAACGTCGAGGCGCTGGTCGGCTTCCATACCGCACCGCATATCGACGTCGTCGAGACGGGCAAGCGCGGGGCAGCGGTTCTGCGGAAGATCATGATCGACGGCGCTCGCCCCACGACGACGTTCATCAAGATTCCGATGGTCGTGCCCGCCGAGCGGGCGAATACGCAAGACTCGGCCAGCGTCAGCTTCGCCTTTCGTCAACGGCTTCAAGCCCTCGAAGCGCGTCCGGAGATACTGACGGCAAGCCTCGCGACCGTGCAGCCATGGCTCGACATTCCGGAACTCGGAACGGCCGTCCTGGTCACGACCACCGGCGATCACCAACTCGCCGAACGAGAAGCCGCCGCCCTGGCGAACGACGTTTGGGCTGCTCGTCGCGATTACCTACCGACGCTCGTCTCCGTTGCGGAAGGGGTGCGTGAAGCACATGCCTGCACCACAGGGCTCGTCGTCTTGAGCGATGCCGCCGACGCGACCACTTCCGGTGCTCCCGGCGATTCGACTTGGTGTTTGAAGGAGTTGCTCAAGCGCGACTGGCCAAACGGTGGAGCGCTAGTGACGTTCGTCGCTCCGGAAGTCGTCGAGCGCGCCGCAGCGCTCGGTATCGAAACCACGCTTAAGACATCGATCGGCGGCCGGCGCGATTCGCATTTCAGCACACCGGTCGAGATCACGGCGGTCGTCGAACGAGTTTTCGCGGCGAAGTTCGTGCTTAGCGGACATCTCGGAGTCAACTTGCCGATCGACATGGGGCGGGCCGTGGTGCTGCGCGTCGGCGACGTTCGGCTCGTAGTCACGGAACGGAGCGGGCCTCACTTCGCACCCGAGTTGTTTCGCGCCGCGGGCCTGGATCCCTTCGCGGCGCGCGTGCTGATCGCGAAGAGTCCGTGCGGATTTCGGGCCGTCTACGCTGCGCGAGCGGCGAAAATCTTCAGCTTGCAAGCTCCCGGCTGCGCGCCGGCCGATTTTCAGAATTATCCCTATACGCAACGCCCGGCCCCCCTTTGGCCCTGGGAAGAGTTTGAATGGCGCGCTCCCGAACCCCTCGGATAG
- a CDS encoding DUF1501 domain-containing protein, whose protein sequence is MLARVGTGFGSLGLAALLADEAARAAPIKTGNPLAGKLPHFAPRAKHVIHLFMNGGPSQVDTFDPKPALAKFDGQRPPGADKKTERRTGNLMKSPFKFTKRGQSGIEVSDIYPHVGGCIDDICVIRSMHTNVPNHEPSLLMMNSGEQQPTRPSLGSWLLYGLGSENLNLPGFVVLCPGKPVVGPQLWSSSFLPGIYQGAHINNSNLTPQKVIQHVSNEYLTATSQREQLSFIKQMNDRHLAGRGGVDGALETRIASMEMAFRMQTEAQEVFDLKQESQSVRALYGQGQFADACLSARRLVERGVRMVQIYTGGGQPWDDHGNIADHAKKALDTDQAIAGLLKDLKSHGLLDETLVVWGGEFGRTPSSEGAKGRDHNNHGFTVWMAGGGVRGGMTYGSTDEFGFAAVENKVHVHDLHATILHLMGLDHEKLTYRYSGRDFRLTDVHGHVVRPILA, encoded by the coding sequence ATGCTGGCCCGCGTCGGCACCGGCTTCGGCAGCCTCGGGCTCGCGGCGCTCTTGGCCGACGAAGCCGCTCGAGCCGCGCCGATCAAGACCGGCAACCCGCTCGCCGGCAAACTCCCCCACTTCGCTCCCCGGGCGAAGCACGTCATCCACTTGTTTATGAACGGCGGGCCGTCGCAAGTCGATACGTTCGATCCGAAGCCGGCGCTTGCGAAGTTCGACGGACAACGACCTCCCGGCGCCGACAAGAAGACCGAGCGGCGCACCGGCAACTTGATGAAGTCTCCGTTTAAGTTCACGAAGCGAGGGCAATCGGGAATCGAGGTCAGCGATATTTATCCCCATGTCGGCGGCTGCATCGACGACATCTGCGTCATTCGTTCGATGCATACGAACGTGCCGAATCATGAGCCGTCGCTGTTGATGATGAACAGCGGCGAACAACAACCGACCCGCCCCAGCCTCGGTTCTTGGTTGCTCTATGGTCTCGGCTCGGAGAATCTGAACCTGCCGGGTTTCGTAGTACTGTGCCCCGGGAAGCCGGTCGTCGGTCCGCAATTATGGAGCAGCAGTTTTCTGCCGGGCATCTATCAAGGGGCCCACATCAACAACTCGAACCTCACTCCGCAGAAAGTCATTCAGCACGTCAGCAACGAATATCTCACCGCTACGTCGCAGCGCGAGCAACTCTCGTTCATTAAGCAGATGAACGATCGGCATCTCGCCGGCCGCGGCGGCGTCGATGGCGCACTCGAGACGCGAATCGCGTCGATGGAGATGGCGTTCCGCATGCAGACCGAGGCGCAAGAGGTGTTCGACTTGAAGCAGGAATCGCAAAGCGTCCGAGCACTCTACGGCCAAGGACAGTTCGCCGACGCTTGCCTTTCGGCGCGGCGCTTAGTCGAGCGCGGCGTGCGCATGGTACAGATTTATACCGGCGGCGGACAACCGTGGGACGACCACGGCAACATCGCCGACCACGCCAAGAAAGCCCTCGATACCGATCAAGCGATCGCCGGCTTGCTGAAAGACCTCAAGTCGCACGGCTTGCTCGATGAAACGCTCGTCGTCTGGGGGGGAGAGTTCGGACGAACGCCGTCGTCGGAAGGGGCCAAAGGCCGCGACCACAACAACCACGGCTTCACCGTCTGGATGGCCGGCGGCGGCGTCCGCGGCGGGATGACCTACGGCAGCACCGATGAGTTCGGCTTCGCCGCCGTCGAAAACAAAGTCCACGTCCACGATCTGCACGCCACGATCTTGCACCTCATGGGCCTCGACCACGAGAAGCTCACCTACCGCTACTCCGGCCGCGACTTCCGCCTGACCGACGTCCACGGCCATGTCGTGCGCCCGATCTTAGCGTAA
- a CDS encoding aspartate aminotransferase family protein — translation MSKVTELYERASRSLAGGVSSSTRVNRALGHPLYFQRADGCRLWDLDGNDYIDLCCSHGATLIGHGDARIRAAVERVLATGAACSYENELQTELAELVCSMVPACERVRFVGSGTEATMHTIRLARAYTGKPKLLKIEGNFHGYHDQVMFSIGTPADKLGSETAPTLWPGSTGIAPGMAENLILVPYNRPDLLIEALRKHAHEIAAVICEPIYFNAGCIRPSAEFLAALRDEPRRHGVLLIFDEVLSAFRMGPGGAQEYLGVTPDLCTLGKAVGGGHPLSVFGGKREIMERLMPTGDCQHSGTYNGHPMSVAAAITALNIYRSPGFYDHIRAVGTKLFAGLNAAFRRHGVPGRVEGLGARFGVYFGDVGDLENYRAAVRHDKPMMLRFIKAAIEHGVYFHDYGGAPCHHGFCSAMTLADVDLVLERIDRAIASLVGEPFAATAR, via the coding sequence ATGTCGAAAGTTACGGAACTTTACGAGCGCGCAAGTCGCTCGCTTGCCGGCGGCGTCTCCTCTTCGACGCGCGTCAATCGCGCGCTCGGTCATCCGTTGTACTTTCAGCGCGCCGACGGCTGCCGACTTTGGGATCTCGACGGCAACGACTACATCGACCTCTGCTGCAGCCACGGCGCAACGCTCATCGGTCACGGCGACGCACGAATTCGCGCCGCGGTCGAGCGTGTGTTGGCGACCGGCGCCGCTTGCTCCTACGAAAACGAACTCCAAACCGAATTGGCGGAACTCGTTTGCTCGATGGTTCCGGCCTGCGAGCGGGTGCGCTTCGTCGGTTCCGGCACCGAAGCGACGATGCACACGATCCGCTTGGCTCGTGCTTACACCGGTAAGCCGAAGCTGCTGAAGATCGAAGGAAACTTCCACGGCTACCACGACCAAGTCATGTTCTCGATCGGCACGCCCGCAGATAAGCTCGGCTCCGAGACCGCGCCGACGTTGTGGCCCGGTTCGACCGGCATCGCGCCGGGCATGGCGGAGAACTTGATTCTGGTTCCGTACAACCGGCCCGACCTGCTGATCGAAGCATTGCGCAAGCATGCCCACGAGATCGCCGCCGTAATCTGCGAACCGATCTACTTCAACGCCGGTTGCATTCGTCCGTCGGCGGAGTTCTTGGCCGCCTTGCGCGACGAACCGCGTCGCCACGGCGTTCTGCTGATCTTCGACGAAGTGTTGTCGGCGTTCCGCATGGGCCCCGGCGGCGCGCAAGAATATCTCGGCGTAACGCCCGACTTATGCACGCTCGGTAAGGCGGTCGGCGGCGGGCACCCGCTGAGCGTGTTCGGCGGGAAGCGCGAGATCATGGAACGGCTCATGCCGACCGGCGATTGCCAACATAGCGGCACCTACAACGGCCATCCGATGTCGGTCGCCGCGGCCATCACGGCCCTGAACATCTACCGCTCGCCCGGCTTCTACGACCACATTCGCGCCGTCGGCACGAAGCTCTTCGCAGGGCTGAATGCCGCCTTCCGACGTCACGGCGTGCCGGGCCGTGTCGAAGGCTTAGGAGCTCGGTTCGGCGTCTATTTCGGCGACGTCGGCGATTTGGAAAACTACCGCGCCGCCGTCCGTCACGATAAGCCGATGATGCTCCGCTTCATCAAGGCGGCGATCGAGCATGGCGTGTACTTCCACGATTACGGCGGCGCTCCCTGCCATCACGGGTTCTGCTCCGCAATGACTTTGGCCGATGTCGATCTCGTGCTCGAACGAATCGACCGTGCGATCGCATCGCTCGTCGGTGAGCCTTTTGCAGCCACGGCAAGGTAG
- a CDS encoding DUF1501 domain-containing protein: MIGRLGGGLGAIGLGSLLAESSAEAATTPKLHFAPRAKRVIHLFMNGGPYQGDFFDPKPMLKKFAGQRPKEVDLRTERATAGLLASPFGFTRRGRSGVPVSELLPHIGSCIDDICVIRSLHSDNPNHGPALYQMNNGTITPKRPSMGSWTLYGLGTENQNLPGYVVLCPGRPVRFAELWNSAFLPAEFQGTYVDHSNLDPQKMIPYLKNGAAHPEDQRRQLDLMQALNREHLEERGADDMLDTRIKALESAFRMQTEAAEAFDLNRETAITRAAYGAGPFADACLLSRRLAERGVRFTQIYYGNGQPWDTHNKHYDSVRGLARSIDQPIAALLTDLKQRGLLDDTLVVWGGEFGRTPTSENGDGRDHNHYGFTMWMAGGGVRGGMTYGETDDFGFRAVHDKVHVHDLHATMLYLLGFDHEKLTYRYSGRDFRLTDVHGRIVKEIVA; the protein is encoded by the coding sequence ATGATCGGCCGTCTCGGCGGCGGCTTGGGCGCGATCGGGCTCGGCTCCTTGCTTGCCGAAAGTTCGGCCGAAGCTGCGACGACGCCTAAGCTGCACTTCGCTCCGCGCGCCAAGCGCGTGATCCATCTCTTTATGAACGGCGGACCGTATCAAGGAGACTTCTTCGACCCGAAGCCGATGCTGAAGAAATTCGCCGGCCAGCGTCCGAAAGAAGTCGATCTGCGCACGGAGCGCGCCACCGCCGGACTCTTAGCGTCGCCGTTCGGGTTTACGCGGCGAGGTCGAAGCGGAGTGCCTGTGAGCGAGTTGCTGCCGCACATCGGCTCATGCATCGACGACATTTGCGTCATCCGATCGCTCCACTCCGACAATCCGAATCACGGGCCCGCGCTCTATCAGATGAACAACGGCACGATCACGCCGAAGCGTCCGAGCATGGGTTCGTGGACGCTCTACGGCCTCGGCACCGAGAACCAAAACCTGCCGGGCTACGTGGTGCTATGCCCCGGCCGACCGGTCCGCTTCGCCGAGCTTTGGAACAGCGCGTTCCTGCCGGCCGAGTTTCAAGGAACTTACGTCGACCACTCGAATCTCGATCCTCAGAAGATGATCCCGTATTTGAAGAACGGGGCTGCGCATCCGGAAGACCAGCGACGGCAACTCGACCTCATGCAGGCTCTCAATCGCGAGCATCTCGAAGAACGCGGCGCCGACGACATGCTCGACACGCGCATCAAAGCTTTGGAGTCGGCATTTCGGATGCAAACGGAAGCGGCCGAAGCGTTTGACTTGAATCGCGAAACGGCGATCACCCGCGCCGCTTACGGCGCAGGGCCGTTCGCCGACGCGTGCTTGCTCTCGCGCCGCCTGGCGGAGCGGGGCGTTCGCTTCACGCAAATTTATTACGGCAACGGGCAACCATGGGACACGCACAACAAGCACTATGACTCGGTCCGAGGCCTTGCGCGGTCGATCGATCAACCGATCGCGGCGCTCCTGACCGATCTCAAGCAGCGCGGCCTGCTCGACGACACGCTCGTCGTTTGGGGCGGCGAGTTCGGCCGGACGCCGACTTCGGAAAACGGCGACGGTCGCGATCACAATCATTACGGCTTCACGATGTGGATGGCCGGCGGCGGCGTGCGCGGCGGCATGACCTACGGCGAGACCGACGACTTCGGCTTCCGCGCCGTCCACGACAAAGTACACGTCCACGATCTGCACGCCACGATGCTGTATCTGCTCGGCTTCGATCACGAGAAGTTGACCTATCGCTATTCAGGCCGCGATTTCCGACTCACCGACGTGCATGGCCGCATCGTCAAAGAAATCGTCGCCTAA
- a CDS encoding PSD1 and planctomycete cytochrome C domain-containing protein encodes MKPASLILALIFALPLEARAEGPSAEDLHWFEQKIRPVLVERCYACHSQAAAALNKLKGGLFVDSAQGLLKGGDSGPAVVPGKSKESLLFKALRYDGYEMPPDGKLSEKVVADFAVWIDRGAADPRKEAGGASDTAKPAIDFAAARKHWAFQPPVRAARPTVRNAQWPQTEIDYFILAKLEAEGLQPVAPATKRELLRRATFDLIGLPPTPEEVEAFGADASPQAFSKVVDRLLASPHYGERWGRHWLDVARYAEDQAHTFGTKPNDSGYRYRDWVVSALNDDMPYDRFVKLQIAADKIDGTSDDKPKPDSLKNIAALGFFGLGAQYYKNSDAAKASADELDDRVDTLSRGFLGLTVSCARCHDHKFDPIPTQDYYSLAGVFQSCTLNNTPLASAEEIATYNAGQTRIRTAESDLKKFVADQKSLASEAEVSRVGKYVEAAWRAHVARRVDAGSKAMPELAKRFELHEPTLNKWVELVDPKSRGKLPALDEMRNLCATSTGGESKPLDVKTMAVPPTVVSAAVSLEQRLQAALAARRAKKSPETPENKELLEAVFGERGIFTPNDGELERRMPTKSKEQWTAAKLEVDAAKKAAPPIYPLAHTIVDAKPVDMKIFIRGNPARTGDLAPRRFLRILAGDAPKAFTEGSGRRELAEEIAAADNPLTSRVIVNRLWQRHFGRGIVNTPSNFGLLGDRPTHPELLDYLAVRLVEQGWSLKAVHREIMLSAVYRLSSVSHAENEQRDADNRMLWRMDRRRLDVEAWRDSLLAVSGRLDRQLGGASTDLGSPTNVRRTVYGKISRHELDGLLRLFDFPDANITSDTRSETTVPQQQLFVLNSPFMVEQAKAFAARLTKETSTDGSQKAGPRQGDALRVRRAFQLAYGREADEAEVTAAVAYLAASDSPDDAKKNKLNRWERLAQALLSANEFMYID; translated from the coding sequence ATGAAACCGGCTTCGCTTATTCTGGCGTTGATCTTTGCGCTTCCGTTAGAAGCCAGGGCCGAAGGTCCGTCGGCTGAAGACCTGCATTGGTTCGAGCAGAAGATTCGGCCGGTTCTCGTCGAACGCTGCTATGCCTGCCATTCGCAAGCGGCGGCCGCGCTGAATAAGTTGAAGGGCGGACTCTTCGTCGATTCGGCACAAGGGCTGCTCAAGGGAGGCGACAGCGGACCGGCCGTAGTGCCCGGCAAGTCGAAGGAGAGCCTACTGTTTAAGGCGCTTCGTTACGACGGCTACGAAATGCCCCCCGATGGAAAGCTTTCGGAGAAAGTCGTTGCCGATTTCGCCGTTTGGATCGACCGCGGCGCGGCTGACCCACGCAAGGAAGCCGGCGGCGCAAGCGACACGGCGAAGCCGGCGATCGACTTCGCCGCAGCGCGCAAGCATTGGGCGTTTCAACCGCCGGTGCGCGCCGCTCGCCCCACGGTGCGCAATGCCCAGTGGCCGCAAACCGAAATCGATTACTTTATCCTCGCGAAACTCGAAGCAGAAGGATTGCAACCGGTCGCCCCGGCGACGAAGCGCGAGTTGCTGCGACGCGCAACGTTCGACCTCATCGGCTTGCCGCCGACGCCGGAAGAAGTCGAGGCGTTCGGGGCCGATGCATCGCCGCAAGCCTTCTCTAAGGTCGTCGACCGGCTGCTCGCTTCGCCTCACTACGGCGAACGCTGGGGCCGGCATTGGCTCGATGTAGCTCGCTACGCGGAAGATCAGGCGCATACGTTCGGGACGAAGCCGAACGACAGCGGCTATCGCTATCGCGATTGGGTCGTGTCGGCTTTGAACGACGACATGCCGTACGACCGCTTCGTAAAGCTGCAGATCGCCGCGGACAAGATCGACGGCACGAGCGACGACAAACCGAAGCCGGACTCTCTCAAGAACATCGCCGCACTCGGTTTCTTCGGGCTCGGCGCGCAATACTACAAGAACAGCGACGCCGCCAAGGCCTCGGCCGACGAACTCGACGACCGTGTCGATACGTTGAGCCGCGGCTTTCTCGGGCTCACGGTTTCGTGCGCCCGATGTCATGATCACAAGTTCGATCCGATCCCTACGCAAGACTACTATTCGCTGGCCGGCGTGTTTCAAAGCTGCACGCTGAACAACACACCGCTGGCGTCGGCCGAAGAAATCGCGACTTATAACGCCGGCCAAACACGCATCCGGACGGCGGAATCCGATCTCAAGAAGTTCGTCGCCGATCAGAAATCGCTCGCGTCCGAAGCGGAAGTTTCGCGCGTCGGCAAGTACGTCGAAGCGGCTTGGCGAGCCCACGTTGCGCGCCGTGTCGATGCCGGCTCGAAAGCGATGCCTGAGCTCGCCAAGCGTTTCGAGCTCCACGAGCCGACGTTGAACAAATGGGTCGAACTAGTCGATCCGAAAAGCCGCGGCAAGCTTCCGGCCCTCGATGAAATGCGCAACCTTTGCGCGACGTCGACCGGCGGTGAATCCAAACCGCTCGACGTGAAAACGATGGCCGTGCCACCGACCGTCGTCTCGGCAGCCGTGTCGCTGGAGCAGCGATTGCAAGCGGCCTTGGCCGCCAGGCGAGCCAAGAAGAGTCCCGAAACTCCGGAAAATAAAGAACTACTCGAGGCAGTCTTCGGCGAAAGAGGAATCTTCACGCCGAACGACGGCGAGCTCGAACGTCGCATGCCGACGAAGAGCAAAGAGCAATGGACGGCGGCGAAGCTCGAAGTCGACGCCGCGAAGAAAGCCGCGCCGCCGATCTATCCGCTGGCTCATACGATCGTGGACGCGAAGCCGGTCGATATGAAGATCTTCATTCGTGGTAATCCGGCCCGAACGGGCGACCTTGCGCCCCGTCGCTTCTTACGCATCCTGGCCGGCGACGCACCCAAAGCATTTACTGAAGGCAGCGGACGCCGCGAGTTGGCGGAAGAGATCGCGGCCGCCGATAATCCGCTTACGAGCCGGGTGATCGTCAATCGACTTTGGCAGCGACACTTCGGTCGAGGAATCGTCAACACGCCGAGCAACTTCGGTCTTCTCGGAGATCGACCTACGCATCCCGAACTGCTGGATTATCTCGCCGTGCGACTCGTCGAACAGGGCTGGAGCCTGAAAGCCGTGCATCGCGAAATCATGCTTTCGGCCGTGTATCGACTCAGCTCCGTAAGCCATGCCGAGAACGAACAACGCGACGCCGACAATCGGATGTTGTGGCGCATGGACCGCCGCCGGCTCGACGTCGAAGCGTGGCGCGATTCCTTGCTCGCCGTCTCGGGCCGACTCGATCGGCAACTCGGCGGTGCATCGACCGACCTGGGCTCGCCGACGAACGTCCGTCGCACGGTCTACGGCAAGATCAGTCGCCACGAACTCGACGGCTTGCTCCGGCTGTTCGACTTTCCCGACGCTAACATCACCAGCGACACGCGCAGCGAAACCACGGTGCCGCAGCAGCAATTATTCGTGCTGAACAGTCCTTTCATGGTCGAGCAGGCCAAGGCGTTTGCCGCTCGACTAACGAAAGAAACGTCGACGGACGGGTCGCAGAAAGCCGGGCCTCGGCAGGGCGATGCGCTGCGCGTGCGCCGAGCTTTCCAACTCGCCTACGGTCGCGAGGCGGACGAAGCCGAGGTGACGGCGGCCGTCGCATACCTCGCCGCGAGCGACTCGCCCGACGACGCGAAAAAGAACAAGCTGAATCGCTGGGAGCGATTGGCACAGGCGCTCTTGAGCGCCAATGAATTCATGTACATCGATTAG
- a CDS encoding PSD1 and planctomycete cytochrome C domain-containing protein, with protein sequence MLTEHCYACHSRGVKKQEAGLSLDTRAGILAGGDNGPIIKTDKPEESPLLEAVRYDGDTQMPPDGKLEPKEIALLEEWVRRGAPLPADGSATVTKQGIDFAAGRKFWSFQPLRKTAPPQLRDASRARGPIDVFMLGALEQRGLEPTAQADARTLIRRATFDLVGLPPTPEETEQFVQETAREPADAKSPSAYDKLIDRLLASPHYGERWGRYWLDLSRYADANKTSLEVRDRAWLYRDWIVGALNRDVPYDEFVVRQLAGDQLPGNQPADLAALGFLGVSPEYFKELKLSPTVIKSIVADEWEERIDALGRTFLGLSVACARCHDHKFDPIGADDYYALAGILASTRLMDRWIVPDAEAVVVQKAREEVLKLEAQIKPLKAMKMPSVEDKAKIAELESRIKEIERGTPRYDSAMAHVVDDAALFVEPNGPDNTKLVYKPNEAIDLPLQIRGNPMKPGHVVPRRFLTVLSSETPQPFRRGSGRLDLAQAIVGQAAPLSGRVIVNRVWAHHFGRGLVDTLSDFGTQGERPSHPELLDDLTLRFIENGWSLKWLHREIMKSAAYRQASTYDPKKFAADPDNRLLWRMNRQRLDIEAWRDSVLASCGNLDRTLGGPSVALTSLDNHRRTMYGKIDRSDVDDMLRLFDFPDTGSHAPSRIPTTTALQQLFVLNSPFIVSQAATLAKRLAAESPQDAPAIVRRAYRLLFARLPSDNELRLGIDFLTTGDSGKKLSPETVQEYAQALLGSNEFSFVD encoded by the coding sequence TTGTTGACCGAGCATTGCTACGCATGCCATTCGCGTGGCGTGAAGAAACAGGAAGCCGGCCTTTCGCTCGACACACGCGCAGGCATTTTGGCCGGAGGCGACAACGGCCCGATCATCAAGACCGACAAGCCGGAGGAAAGTCCGCTACTCGAAGCCGTCCGCTACGACGGCGACACCCAAATGCCTCCCGACGGCAAGCTCGAGCCGAAAGAGATCGCACTCCTAGAAGAATGGGTTCGTCGCGGCGCGCCCCTTCCGGCCGACGGCTCGGCAACCGTAACGAAGCAAGGGATCGACTTCGCAGCCGGACGAAAGTTCTGGTCGTTCCAACCGCTTCGTAAAACAGCACCTCCGCAACTGCGAGATGCAAGCAGAGCGCGAGGCCCGATCGATGTGTTCATGCTCGGCGCCTTAGAGCAGCGCGGCCTGGAGCCGACTGCGCAGGCCGATGCGCGAACGCTTATCCGCCGCGCCACATTCGATCTCGTCGGCCTACCGCCGACGCCGGAAGAGACGGAGCAGTTCGTTCAGGAAACGGCGCGCGAACCGGCCGACGCAAAATCGCCGTCCGCTTACGACAAATTGATCGATCGACTTCTCGCCTCGCCGCACTACGGCGAACGCTGGGGCCGCTACTGGCTCGATCTCTCACGCTATGCCGACGCCAACAAAACATCGCTCGAAGTGCGCGATCGCGCGTGGCTCTATCGCGATTGGATCGTCGGCGCGTTGAATCGCGACGTTCCGTACGATGAGTTCGTCGTTCGACAACTTGCCGGCGATCAACTTCCGGGCAACCAACCGGCCGATCTCGCAGCGCTCGGTTTCTTGGGGGTGAGTCCCGAGTATTTCAAAGAATTGAAACTTTCGCCGACCGTGATCAAGTCGATCGTCGCCGACGAATGGGAAGAGCGGATCGATGCCTTAGGTCGAACCTTTCTCGGGCTCTCCGTGGCCTGCGCGCGATGCCACGATCATAAATTCGATCCGATCGGTGCCGACGACTATTATGCGCTGGCCGGAATATTGGCGAGTACGCGGCTGATGGATCGCTGGATCGTGCCCGACGCCGAAGCGGTTGTCGTGCAAAAAGCGCGCGAAGAAGTGCTGAAGCTCGAAGCACAAATCAAACCGCTTAAAGCGATGAAGATGCCATCCGTCGAGGATAAGGCGAAGATCGCCGAATTGGAAAGCCGCATCAAGGAAATCGAACGCGGTACGCCGCGCTACGATTCGGCAATGGCGCATGTCGTCGACGATGCGGCACTCTTCGTCGAACCGAACGGACCGGACAACACCAAACTCGTTTACAAGCCGAACGAGGCGATCGATCTGCCGCTTCAGATCCGCGGCAATCCGATGAAGCCGGGGCATGTCGTTCCGCGACGTTTTCTGACGGTGCTTTCCTCCGAGACGCCGCAGCCGTTTCGACGAGGCAGCGGGCGACTCGATCTCGCGCAAGCGATCGTCGGACAAGCGGCACCGCTCTCGGGCCGCGTGATCGTGAATCGGGTTTGGGCGCATCATTTCGGTCGTGGGCTCGTCGACACCTTGAGCGATTTCGGCACTCAAGGCGAACGTCCATCGCATCCCGAATTGCTCGACGATCTCACGCTACGCTTCATCGAAAACGGCTGGTCGCTCAAGTGGCTGCATCGTGAGATCATGAAGTCGGCCGCTTACCGACAAGCTTCGACCTACGATCCGAAAAAGTTCGCCGCCGATCCCGACAACCGGCTACTGTGGCGCATGAATCGGCAACGCCTCGACATCGAAGCGTGGCGCGACTCCGTCTTGGCTTCATGCGGCAATCTCGATCGGACGCTCGGCGGGCCATCGGTCGCGCTCACCTCGCTCGACAATCATCGGCGTACGATGTACGGCAAGATCGATCGCTCCGACGTAGACGACATGCTGCGGTTATTCGACTTTCCCGACACCGGCTCGCATGCGCCAAGCCGCATCCCGACGACGACGGCCTTGCAGCAGCTGTTCGTGCTGAATAGCCCATTCATCGTGAGCCAAGCGGCGACGCTCGCGAAGCGGCTGGCCGCGGAATCGCCTCAAGATGCACCGGCGATCGTGCGCCGCGCTTACCGCTTGCTGTTCGCACGCCTACCGAGCGACAATGAGCTTCGCTTGGGCATCGATTTTCTCACGACCGGAGATTCCGGAAAGAAGCTTTCGCCGGAGACGGTGCAAGAGTACGCGCAAGCGCTGTTGGGAAGCAATGAATTTTCGTTCGTCGATTAG